The Microtus pennsylvanicus isolate mMicPen1 chromosome 18, mMicPen1.hap1, whole genome shotgun sequence region CTGATAtgtacacatagacatatacatatgtatacatagatgCATGCAATCAACATAATTAGAAATCAAAAAATTTACAAATCAACGTTGAAACCAGAAGACTTAAAACTTTTGGAGACAACATTACAAATCTCTTGTGAATAACCACTAAATACATAGTCAATTACTCAGATACTTAATTTCCAAAGACACTAAGAAAATGCAGATAGAAGCATAAGAGCATACTTCTTCACACTCCTTAACAAGGTCTAAGTTCAGAGAATGAAGACGCCATAGTTCTTTGTTACATCGGAATGGCTATATTTCCCATATGTTTCTGGTGGGAAGTGAAGCAGCAATACCGTGATGACAAGTATAGGAAAAGTTCTTACTGTGTGTTCATCTTCAGTTTCCACATATATTTTACTCTAGATTCTTTATTCAGAACATACAAAAATCTTTAACAATGATACACTACAATTCCAATATGAAACACTTAAAACATGGCATTTTTATCTACTTATATAGTACTTAGGATCATATACGATGATTCAAGAAATATAATAACATTGAAAAATCCCTAAAGTACATCGAGCTGTGTGAGAATGACTTGGGAAATAAAGATATATACATGAGCATTTGGGTAGATGCACATGCTTACTCTTAATATCAACTCTACACTATATATACATGAATGACAACAATATATAACAATATCATGCCTTCATTAAACTTGATTACAATAAAATGTTTACACAATATGAttcttattaaattaattaaaagttaatACTAAGTAATATGATGATATAATAGGAATAATGGTTTTCTTTTTGGTACGGGAACTGACATTGAGTATCATGGAGTCTTTCAGAGTAGTCAAACTTTTTTGATATTGATGGTATTCTGACAACATGGGTGTATTTCCTCCAAATGCCATGTGTTATACACCTACAACTTGGATATGACTCTCTAGTTAGCTCTACTAAActctagaaaaactaaaaatattggTATCTATAGCACTTTGCATTAATATAATATTTGATAATACCAATAATTTGCAATTCATAATTAAATTAATAGTTTTAATATATCTAGAATAAAAGGTAATTTGTTATACATACTCTTAAGCAACACCTCTGTTAAGCTAGTGTTCTAGTTAGGtttaattgtcagcttgacacaacctagagtcctGTGAGAGGAAAGCCTTGTAGCAGAACCATCTAGATTtggttggtctgtgggcatgccTATCAGTGAgtatcttgattattaattgaatCACAGGCCCAGCTCCCTAGATAGATGGTATAGGCAGTATAAGAAATCTAGTTAAACATTAGCAAACAAGAGAGAGGGGCAGCAGTCCATAttcttccttggtttctgcttcacGGTCTTGCTTgaattcctaccctgacttccatCACTGATAGACTGGGAGAGGATGGGTAGAACAAGAAACCCTCTTTTCTGGTTGGGATGATTTTATGCAGAATGcattatcacagcaacagaaaggaaattagaACAGAGATTGGCATAGATTGGTAGTCATTGCTGGGACACACATAGCCATGTGGCTTTTTATGCCTTTGGATTATTATGTTGGGGGATTGCAAAGAGTTTTAGAACTTTGAGTTGGAAATTCTTATGAATGCTAAAAACCTAATAAGAAGTTATTTTAGGAGCTTGGAAGATGAAGTATGGAGGTGTGTTTTGTGAGGTTTCAGAAGGGTGTAGTGACTTAATTAAGAATTGGACCAGAGGCCATTTGTGTGAAATGCTGTATTAAGAGTCTGTCTATTGTCAACTGGGACTGTAGAATCAGCCGTAATTAAAACCAGATCcgcaggccaggcagtgatggaaCACATTTTTAATCTTAGTATTGGGGAGGCAGAGTTGGCAGACTcctgagtttgcagccagcctggtctacattgtgagttctaggacagccagggctaattAGAGAAACAATGTCTCCAAAAAccgaaatcaaaaccaaaaccaaaaattagATCTGCTTCATAGAGGTGAACTTGTTTTTCTCTCGGATGATGGGATTCTTGGTCACCtggagctgaagaatcagctgtgttTAAAAAGAATCCAGCCCCATTGAGACAATAGGAATGTATTTTTCCTTAGGGTCAACCCATAGAAGTTGTAGTCTAAGCAGTCAAAACTGTATTATAATCTGGCAGCCGAACTTGACAATTTATAAGAGTCTCCAAGGTGATAAAAAAGTGTGGAAGATGCCTAACTGAATGGGTCATGGATAGGAACATGATCTTTGCAGTATATGGCAGGTGGGCATTGGGCATCCCTTTGGAGAGTCCATGGGAATCATTAGTAAAGGTGCATCCTTAATTGTAGTGAAGACCTAGGAAATTTAAGATACTGGGACTATGGAATATCTGCCAAGAACAGTGGCAAATGTAGTTAGCATGAGTCGGTGAGACAAATAATGTGTTCTCTATATGGCAGAACTGGAGAAGGGGGATTGCTAAGCTTTTTGGAGATAGATTACATAGTAAGCAAGCCCCAGGCAGTGAATATTGAGCAATAGGATTTGAATTTATACTGTTAGATATTTGGGTTGGCTTTCTGAtgttattttcttccattttagagTAAGAAACATgtaatttgttttcaattttagaaGAAACCACTGTTAAaagacatctatctatctatctatctatctatctatctatctatctatctatctatctatctatctatctattacgcacacagtgttctgtctgtctgtatggatgccagaagagggtaccagatctaaTAAtatatggttgtgagtcaccatgtggttactgagaATTCAATTCAGGACTTCggtaagagcagccagggctttaAAAttttgagccacctctccagcctttaGGGTGTTAAAGGGACTTTTAATGAGATTTAGTGAgacttttaattcatttaaatttttatgtaactTTTAGATCTAACTGTGTTTCATGTGAGCCTAATATGTAATCTCAGCAGCAGAGAATTGAAAGATTGTAGCTTAAAAGTgaagtgtttgtgtgtcaagctgacaagtgCTGAAATATCCAAGTTAGTAAACTATTGTATTATCATAGCATGGGATCTCGTGAAAACAGAAGACTCAACtgaatattatttattcagtttggctatgggtgtgtatgtgaggtACTATCTTATTTGTTAATTGATGGTTAGGACTTAGCTTACTGTGAACCTTATGCAAGTGGTTTGGGGCTGTATAAAAGAGTGAGCAAGCAAGCCAATAACTAGTGTTCCTCAGTGGTTTCTGCCTTCTAAtacctgccctgacttccttcaaaaACGAACTCTGACCACAAGTATAAGCCATATAGTCTTTCCTTCTCTAATATTCTTTTGGTAAGAGCATTGTATCATGGGAACAGAAAGGAATATAGAAGAGCAtgggaaaaataaattatgagaaTAGTACATAAGTTAAGACTCAGGTTCTGAGGTCTCAGAGTGGAGCAAGGACTCTGGCAGAATCTGGGCTAGGGACTATGCCTGTGAAAACTCTGTTTGAAAATACTGACATCATTTTACTCTTGTTCTGAGAAATTGAATTTAAAGATAACGGACTGCTTCTTTGATGAAGGAAAGGTGTATGGGCAAGCTTCAAATTTTGGTAAGCAGAATGtagattttaaagaaacattaattGATGAGTCATTACAGAATGCCCTGAGCTCTGCACTGGAAAAATAGGGAAGAGTTTTTTGAGGGGCCATGTAAAGGACTTCATACACTGTAATTCAAGAGACCATTTTACATCTCCAATTGGTGTCAGAACTTGGCATTGGTTTCTACATAGTGCTGGTTTTGATGGAATGGAAGAAGTAAGATGGAGGGGACATAGAGGTCAGCAGTGGTGAGGACTGGAGTACCTGAGAAGAGCTCCTGGGTGACTGTGTGAAGAAAGAAAGGTGATGTCTTAGTTGCAGTGAAAATTTCAGGATAGTGGAGATGACAGAGCCATTGGACATCAGTCAAGGTGGAATACAGGTAACAATGGGTCTGGCCTAAGCTACTTATGTTTCAGGAATCAAAGATGCAGAAGAAAGGCTAACAGAGACAATGCTATCAGCACCTGGGAACCATGTAAATCTGACAGGGACTCTGtggaaaagaaatgaaggctAGTGGAACCATTGAAAACTTTTGTTATGAAATATGGTTCCCCAGAGAGGGAGGATCAAAATGAATACATACAGAGAAGAGGGAACCATGTCCTTGGATTGATAAGCAAGGCATAGTGAAAGGAAACCACAGGAAGGCAGTCTACATTCACCTTCAAGCATGCAGAGATGTTAATATATCTGATTATAAAACCTGCTTTAAATAGTGGGCACAACCAGCTTGAATGTGATTATTCTAATCTGGTTAAGGCAAATTTAACAGGTTGTCTTAAGATTGCATATTTGTTTGCTAAGCAATTTATACAAGAGATATTTTTAAGGTTATACACATATTCTAAAGCCTTCAGAAATTAAAAGAGACTGGGATTGTGGGCAATTTTACtcaattattttgagacaaaagtGTTACAAACAGAATATTAGTGCAAAATATAACATTAATTTAATCATTGTCAAGTTCAATACCCCCAAAAATTGACCTTTCCTTCATGGCCTTAAGACTTCCCCCGAGGGGTTGTGATTCTCCACAGTGGGAGCTATTCTGGCCCTGTGCTGCAACTTCAGGGATGCTGCAAGCAGTACCTGATTGAATAGTCTTGTCTCATTCAAATTTCACAAGAATAATTGTTCTTTTCAACATATATAATGTAAGGTATTCAATTGAAAATGTTATCAAAATTGCCCACATGGATAAAAACAAAGTTGTCTCTCATCCCCACTTCTGTATGAGCAAAGCAACTCTCAACTGCTGCACAAGACTGTTCCCTGCTCTTCAGGCTCTCCTGAAGAGCCCCTCACTCCAACTTCCTCCTCAGGAGTGTCCTGAATGGCTCTCTGCAGACGCATCTTCAGAGTCTGCTGTTGTAACCTGTGATGCCTGATGGAGCCAACAAGGAAGTAAATGATGGGATTGGCACAGCTGTTAACACAGgataaaaatgatgacatctcAAAAGCATTGCAGATGAAAACTATCCCAGtccaaaataagaaaaaccagtagATGCCATAGGACAAGCCAAAGAGCAGGAAGACCATCACTGTGAAGGCAATGGTTACGTACAGCCTGGTCACTGGTATCCGTCTTGAGTCGCAGAAAATTCTGACGAGCAGAGTCAGGGTTGACCCTAAGAGGACTACAATTAACACAATTAACCAGGCAAAAGTGATGAAATCTAGTTTCTTACACCAACCATAATCAAAACCATAAAACCAGCCACATGCCTTCCCTTCCAGGAGGCTCAACAGCAGGGACAAGGCCCAGAGCAGAGTGCACATGACAGTTGATGTATGTCTTGGGCGTCTGCAACGATACCAGATGGGACACACAACAGAGAGACAACGCTCAGCACTAATGGCAGTGAGCATGCTCAGACCTGCAAGGTAAGCAAAATTGAGCAAAATATTCAAAGAGTTGGGTATATCAATGTAGATGCCATGGATATCGAAATGCTTCTCCAGGGAATATAAAGTCtcaaagcagaggaagaggaagtcagcCCCGGCAAGGTTGAGGATGTAGACAGAGAAGGTATTCCTGTGCATGCAGAAGCCAAGAAGGCAAAGCACTATGGCATTTCCAACCAGCCCGACCAGGGAAACGATGACAGTAACGATATTCAGTGTGTAGAACAGTGTACCATTCGTAGAACAGTTTAAATATTGATTGTAGACACTTTCATTCACTGCTGTGTTGTTAGTCCAGTTGGTAGCTGGGGTGGCTGAACCCAAGCTTAGAAATTCTCTAATATTGTccctaaaatgaaaaacaagacatAAGCATTTGCTGTAtactttctggttttcaggttaaCTCTGCTCTGTGGGAATGACTGACCCTGATTCatgaggaggaggaaacaggttTACAGACATTTGTCAAATCTTAAATTTTAGCAACTACTTCCAAATAACATTTTCATTGACTTGGACTACCTGCAAACCAGATCATCTACCCACGCTGGAGTCGCTGATTGCTCCGGTACAGCCACTCAGCATCCTATGCTGTATCAGAATGAGACAGGGCTTTGAGCACAATTTGCCTTCTGTCCTGAGGCTGAGGTTTTTTCCTCAGGTGAGAAGTGTAGAAGTCCCAGCATGAACAATAGCCGCCTTTAGTCACTGGGAGAGAGGTCTTCCAATGGGGAAAAATGGAATCAAGTATGAGAGTCAAGAAGGGAATGGGCTGGTTACTATGACCTCTGTGGGACCAGCCAGAGTTATTGGGCTAGAAGAGCTGGTCACCATTTCACATTTTTGAAACTAGAAAGCAGAGAGGCCTTGAAGGACAGCAAGACTTTTCTGAGGTCTGTTACTATATCACAAGTGTCTGCCTCTCTACAGAGGCCACAGTGGGCAGTTAAGAAATGTAACAAATGAAGGATTAAGTGGGCAACAGCCTTGAATGTATTGGATCACACAACTGCTAAAACATGACATCATGaagttttcaggcaaatggactcaacattagctgttaagtaaatgataaccaggCTATAATTCATAGTCTCAGAGAAGTTGGGCAAAGAGGAGGGCTCTAGGAGGATGCATGGAACCCCATGataagggaaataaaatagagtTTTGGTGGTAGACTGAGGACAGTTGTGGAAGAGAGCAGTAGGGATTAGGTTGGGTGtggaagggatggaaggagagaatgctgggagagacaTCTGTAGTTGCAGGCATTTGGTGGTGTTGTGGAAACTTGTTGCAATGAAAACTTCATGGAAGCTCTGAAGGTGAGCCTGATGAGAACTCCTAGTAATGAAGGACATGGAATCTTAACTGGTTATCTTTTATAGCCAGGCAAGGATTCTAGTCATGGTGGGACTGGGTTGCATCCAGTTTAATTGTTGGCCATGGAGATCTGATGGAAATCCCTAAACACCTCAGGTGTAGGACAAGTcactctctgaaaactgacagtAGAGCTCTATCGCCAAGGACAACATCAACACAGCTCTTTGAATGTAGAGAGGTCTAGCTGGTTCATACATGGAGACTTCACCCCTACGTTATCATCTCTCTGGTGTGAAAGGTACTTTGCAGCTTACTGAACGTGAATCCTGGATACCAGCTCTGCCGCAAAACCCTCAACCTACAATTGGTTCTGTCTGCAAGAAGTGCTGGGGCAATGGAGAcccagaacttgtgggagtggccaaccaagtTTGGATTtaacttgagacccatgccatgagagggAACTCATAGCCTACACTtcctggatagcccagagacctgaggtagaaccaaacatgatagaaaaaagtcagtaaaatgactcctaatcatattttgctatactcatagactgatgccttgtccagtcatcatcagatgGTTTTTTTCCAGCAGCAGATTGGAGAGATGCAGAGTCACACAACCAGGCAATATACAGAGAAAGAGTCCAAATGGAAAGTCTCCATTGGTTTCTTCTACTAGGAGATTTTGGAACTGCAGAGAAGAGGAGAACAGAAGATTTCAGGAGTCAATTGGAATGGAAGACTTTGGGAGAACTTGAACCATCAAATCAACTCAGCAAGGCTAACATGAGCTCatagaaactgaagcagcaagTGTGGGCCCTGAATAGGTCTGTACCAGCTCCTCTGCACGTGTGCTCTGAATGTTTGGTGTTTTTGTGAGAGTCCTAAAAGTaggagcaggtgtgtctctgactcttttacctgtTTTGGGGACTCTTTCCCCtattggattgccttgtccagccatGATAGGAGgatttttgccttgttttattgtattttgttttgtcctatttggATGTCTCTATTGGAGGTCTGTTATTTtctaaagaggaaatggagggggCGTGGATATGAGGGAAAGAGGGATTAGTGAGAGctgagaggagcagagggaagggaaactgtggtcaggatgcatTGTAAGAGAGAGGAATctattatcaataaaaagaaaaaaataaatataacagataaatgaattaatgaatgaatcaAGAGCTCaaatgtaggggctggagagatggctcaatgattaagaacattgcctgctcttccaaaggtcctgagttcaattcccagcaaccacatggtggctcacaaccatctgtaatgatgtctggtgccctcttctggccttcagacatacacacagacagaatattgtatacataataaataaataaatatttaaaaagagctCAAATGTAGCTGAAAATTTAAAGTAATCATTatacaaatgttttaaaacaagttCAATACCAAGAAACACGTCAATATGAAGATATTATAATCACTAATAATTTCTTCAGGGGAAAACTCTAGTGATTTTGAAGAGTTTCTTAAGCTACAGAGATGAATAATGACAGCTGTTATCATTCTGCAACCCAGAAATGTCCAATATATAGTTGTATCTGTGAGCCAGAAGCATTTCGGACACGAGGTTAGACATTTGATAGATTCAATGTGTGCACTGAGAGCTAGCTGAGGTTTTGTGTAGATAAAACAGCACAGGCCAATGGGATAGGATGTGTGGGCCAGACAAAAAAGGGAATAGAAAGTACCTGGTCTTAGAATACCGTGCCATCCTCTAGGAAGATCAGTGAAGATGTATGTAGATACAAGCAGGCCCATAAACCAATATCAGCATGGTTGAGGCAGGCAGGATCACTTAGTGTTTTACCTCACTCTCACCTGTCCATATATTTTTGATAGATTCTTCTCACCCCTTCTGAGAGCCACAGAGGAATTCTGAGAAAGCACATATGCCCTGGTATTTCACTTCCCATTACCACACTGGCCAGTGGGATTTGAATGAGGACTGTTCCTGTACCTGCTGCTTTTTCACCGGAACAGAGATCAGAGAGATCACCGTGAGAACGCAGACTAGCAAAGTTCCCTGTGTTATCCCTCCCACAGTGGCTGGGAATGATGTAAGGTGCAGTTTAGGCCCAATACGGTTGATCCTGGCTTGGGCTGTCGAGAGCTGACAATGAAAAAGGATCAGAACCCAACTGTTCAAACCTACGGAGCTTCAGAAGCAGAAGACTGAGAAGAGCAACAAAGCATCCACTCTTCAGCTTACCAACAATGAAGGACTATTGTCAACATTTATTGTGCTTTTCTGTACCTCCATACCTGGGTTATGCTCTTCATGATCATCATTCCTCTTTGCAACATCTATCCTCATCCCAtacacttctctccttccaatcTTGCTGCTTCTCTCTTTACCACAAGGCACACAACTGCTTTGCAGTTCTTTCTTAATTAACCTGAACTTCCCAGTTTTCCTATATTATCATATCTTTGTTAGTATTAGGAGTGCAGTTGTTTAAAActgctcttcttttctttctcatgcaAATATTAGGTTGGTTTTTGTGTTGATTtggtcttctttctccctttgagTGTTCCTGGGGATTGGGATCTTGAACAAAGGCTATTCACTCACCAAAGTGCTATCCAACACAAAGGGGCACAAATTGTGatccagaaacaaaaaaatttcaaagaacacAAAGGGGCACAAATTGTgattcagaaacaaaaaaattcaaagaacaagCAATATGACTCTGCCAAAGGTTAATATCACTTCAATAATAAATCCAGAAGTATAAGACTCATGTAAAACCAGACAATTAACTCAGAAGTCTAAATTTTAAAGTCATGAATGATTTCAACGAAGTAAACAGGGTTAGTGACAAATTTATATAAGCTTTAATTGATAAATTCACATCTGAGATAGAGTTTGTGAAGGATGAAAATCATGGGAAGAACAAACTCATTGAGTCAATATAATACCCAAGGGGAAGCTTATCTAGCAGATGAGATCAGGCAGAAGAGAGCTGAAGATTTTGAAGCTGAGAAATCATTAGCTTTAGATTACAGTAGAAAAAAAGATAGACAGGAATTTTTAACTCACTCCTGTAATCTTGGATATGGTGAGGTCATAGCAAGAATATTTGTCTGAATTAAAGAATGTAATGGAGAGAGTTTCCTGTAGGTAGGCTGCCCCCAAACCCATCCCCATCCATGAGACTCAGCAAGCTACTAGCTGCATCCTGCCCCCAAACTTGCCTATACTCCTGCAATCTCTGTGGAACTCTGAAAAACAACTTGCTAcaatacagagaggaccaagaggtaagTGAGCAGCCACCCATCAGGACATCcaactctctaggacctccatagTGGGGTAAAATCCCGGGGCCCTCCCCCAATGGCAttggcttctctagccagccagcaagacagtttcctgcaggtaggttGCCCCaatacccacccccatccactggATCCTGGAAGTTATTAGCTTCATTCTGCCCCCAAACATTCCCATCTTCCTGCAACCTCGGTGgaattctgaaacacagcttgctacaatacaGAGAGGGCCGAGAGGTAAGTGAACAGCCAATTAGCAGGACACCCCACACTCTAGGACCTCCATAGTGGGTCAAAACCCTGGGCCCTTTCCCCACCTTCCTCAGCTTATCTAGTCAGTTAGCAGGAAAGTTTCttgctgagaggaccaagagggaGGACCAAGGGAAgaactctaaagcacaagctgtgactacacagagtggaccaagagagtgAACCAGGAGAGACCAAGAGAGAAGGCTAAGAGAGATCTCAGTGACTCGCTGAGACACAGACATTAACAGAACAGAGCATATCAAGAGCAATTCTCAAAGACTCAGACAACCACTgaaaggattggaccaagatgcaaaaACACTTCCAGCATCAATTGAAgcaagagatgggtaggcaccaatgcaagaattcatccaggaacatggtaacaccagaacccagtggtcacacaacaggaagacttgataaTTCTAATTggaaagaagcaggaaaaaaaacccataactttatgaagatgacggacagttttaaagaggaaatgaaaaactcccttaaagaaatggagaaaaagagaaccaaaaaattggaagaaattaataaatccctcaaagaaaaccaagaaaaaaaacaatagaatagGTGAAGCAAATTGTTCaggacttgaagactgaaatacaggcaataaataaaacacaaaccaaaggaatTCTGGATAAGGAATATCTGGGTAAATGaagaggaactacagaggcaagtataaccaacagaataaaagagacgGAAGAGAGATTCTTAggggttgaagatactatagagaaaattGATTCATTGGtcgaagaaaacattaaatcctacaaattcttaacacaaagcatccaggaaatctggaataccatgaaaagaccaaacctaaaaataagaggggtagaagaaggaaaggaactccagctccaaggcacagaaaatatattcaacaaaatcatagaagaaaactttcccaacctaaagaaagatatctctatgaaggtacaagaagcatatagaacaccaaataaactggattaaaaaaaagtcccctcagcattataatcaaaatgcaaaacatgcagaataaagaaagaatattaagagctgcaaaggaaaaggtcaagtaacatataaaggtagacctatcagaattacacccaactttttaatggaaaccatgaaagcaagaagttcctgggcagatgtgctacagacactaagaAGGCATGGATGTAAGCCCATACTGCTATAcccaaagctttcaatcaccatcaatggagaaaataagatattctgtggcaaaaccagatttaaacaattcATATCCACAAACCTAGCCCTAcggaaagtactagaagaaaaactccaacccaaggaagctaactgcacccacaaaaatacaGGAAACAGCCTTCTACAAGCAAAACCCCCAAAAGGGAAACAAAAACCACTACCGctgaaaataacaggaattaataatcactggtcattatatctcttaatatcaatgaactcaatttaTGTATAAAAACAGAGGCTACAAGAATAACTATGAAAACAAGAttcagccttctgctgtatacaagaaatacacctaaacctcaaagacagatattatctctgagtaaagggttaggaaaagtttttctaatcaaatgaacctaagaaacaagtgagtgtagctattctaatgtctgacaaaattgatttcaaactaaaatcaatcaaaagagatggagaaggacattttatcctcataacaggaacaaatcATCAAGAAGACGTATCAACCATAAACATCTATACCATTAACACAagaacacccacatatgtaaaagaaacattactaaagcttaaagtgcacatcaaacctcacacattaatagtaggagacttcaatactccactctCGCTAGtgggcaggtcaaccagacagaaacttaacagagaaataagagaactaacagatgtcatgactcaaatggatttaacagacatctatagaacattccagccaaacacaaaagaatataacttctcagcacctcaaggaaccttctctaaaattgatcacattctcAGTAAAAAAGCAAAcacccacagatacaaaaaaaattagagtaACCTCCTATATCttgtcagatcaccatggtttaaagttagaatttaacaacaacactactctcagaaagcctacaaactcatggaaattgaacagagAACTATTGAGctacccctgggtcaaggaagaaatagagaaaaaattaaagacttcctataattcaatgaaaatgaaggcacaacgtAACAAAGCCTATGAGACATTATGagaacagtgctaagaggaaagttcatagcatagGTGCCGACATAAAGCAAGTAAAGAAATCTTGTATTAGTGAATtagcagcacacctgaaaactctagaacaaaaagaagcagactcacccaagaggagtagaggacagggaataatcaaattgagggctgaaatcaataaaatagaaataaaaacaatagaaagaatcaatgagacaaagagatgGTTCTTcaagaaagtcaacaagatagacaaacccttatcaaaactaatcaaaaggcagagagagagaacatccaaattaatatATCAGAAATTacaaggggaacataacaacaggcactgaggaaattcagagtcattaggtcatactacaaaatactgtacttcacaaaattggaaaatgtaaaagaaatggacaattttctgggtagataccatatactaaaattaaatcaagaccagatgaacaatttaaatagacctataaactgtaaggaaatagaagctgtcatcaaaaacctcccaaccaaaaaaatcccaAGGCAGCatagttttagtgcagaattctaccagaacttccaagaagagctaaatCCTATACTCtccaaagtgttccacataatagaaacagtcaggacattgccaaactctttttatgaggctagttaccctgataccaaaaccacacaaagattcaaccaagaaagagaattacatatgaaattcactcatgaacataaatgcaaaaataatcataaaatattggcaaacagATTCCAAGAACAtgtcaaaaaaatc contains the following coding sequences:
- the LOC142837847 gene encoding mas-related G-protein coupled receptor member B4-like; the encoded protein is MRIDVAKRNDDHEEHNPGMEVQKSTINVDNSPSLLLSTAQARINRIGPKLHLTSFPATVGGITQGTLLVCVLTVISLISVPVKKQQVQEQSSFKSHWPVWDNIREFLSLGSATPATNWTNNTAVNESVYNQYLNCSTNGTLFYTLNIVTVIVSLVGLVGNAIVLCLLGFCMHRNTFSVYILNLAGADFLFLCFETLYSLEKHFDIHGIYIDIPNSLNILLNFAYLAGLSMLTAISAERCLSVVCPIWYRCRRPRHTSTVMCTLLWALSLLLSLLEGKACGWFYGFDYGWCKKLDFITFAWLIVLIVVLLGSTLTLLVRIFCDSRRIPVTRLYVTIAFTVMVFLLFGLSYGIYWFFLFWTGIVFICNAFEMSSFLSCVNSCANPIIYFLVGSIRHHRLQQQTLKMRLQRAIQDTPEEEVGVRGSSGEPEEQGTVLCSS